One window from the genome of Candidatus Eisenbacteria bacterium encodes:
- a CDS encoding cytochrome c oxidase subunit II — MSAHEFHSALVPPQGIWWLPAHRQEKTWVAIAFIWCLVLFAMMPLWHFRGGQNPSGIRYRVTPEAYVARVDRFVEEYQVGEESGIPVVAPPPGADVYLLGRMWQWYPVLKLKKGVQYTLHLSSSDLNHGFSLYPVNLNFQVVPGYDYGLRVVPNRSGDFRIICNEFCGIGHHLMVGKVLVED; from the coding sequence GTGTCCGCGCATGAATTCCATTCCGCGCTGGTTCCGCCCCAGGGCATCTGGTGGCTGCCGGCGCACCGCCAGGAAAAGACCTGGGTGGCGATCGCCTTCATCTGGTGTCTCGTGCTGTTCGCGATGATGCCGCTCTGGCACTTCCGCGGCGGACAGAACCCGTCCGGCATCCGCTACCGCGTCACGCCGGAGGCCTACGTCGCCCGCGTCGACCGCTTCGTCGAGGAATACCAGGTCGGTGAGGAGAGCGGCATTCCGGTCGTCGCGCCCCCTCCCGGCGCCGACGTCTACCTGCTCGGCCGAATGTGGCAGTGGTACCCGGTGCTGAAGCTCAAGAAGGGCGTGCAGTACACGCTGCACCTGTCGTCCTCCGACCTGAATCACGGCTTCAGCCTCTATCCCGTCAACCTCAACTTCCAGGTCGTGCCCGGCTACGACTACGGGCTGCGGGTCGTGCCCAATCGCTCGGGCGATTTCCGGATCATCTGCAACGAGTTCTGCGGCATCGGCCACCACCTGATGGTCGGCAAGGTCCTCGTCGAGGACTGA
- a CDS encoding DEAD/DEAH box helicase: MPFARLGLPAPLVKGVRAAGYTAPTPIQQRAIPLILEGHDLIGAAQTGTGKTAAFVLPILARLLEGYQALRALVLVPTRELAAQVETNARDYARYTRVRVGVVYGGVPIGPQERMLRHEGVDLLVATPGRLLDLHGRQSVTFEDIEMLVLDEADRMVDMGFAPDLRRILRLLPEKRQTLMFSATMPPDLNKVASEALRNPQRVDLAPPSRPAAGITQAIYPVPRHLKLDLLDQMLTTSDVGSAIVFTRTKHGADRLARQLKARGHSVAALHGDRTQSQRERALSDLKRGRIAILVATDIASRGIDVDDISHVINFDVPHGPEDYVHRIGRTGRVQAVGDAFTLMSPEEKADVVAIEKFLGRSIPRVTLPDFDYRKPMSAVPPQGGRRFEGGGRDGQDRSRRGPADDRGPRGAATGPPLPGISRAGTPGPAAVEHGRRPQRNAPDRRRRKM; the protein is encoded by the coding sequence GTGCCCTTCGCACGTCTCGGCCTGCCCGCGCCCCTGGTCAAGGGCGTGCGCGCCGCCGGCTACACCGCCCCAACGCCCATCCAGCAGCGCGCCATTCCGCTCATCCTCGAAGGCCACGACCTGATCGGCGCGGCCCAGACCGGCACCGGCAAGACGGCGGCGTTCGTGCTGCCGATCCTCGCCAGGCTGCTCGAGGGCTACCAGGCGCTGCGCGCGCTCGTGCTCGTGCCGACGCGCGAACTGGCGGCCCAGGTCGAGACGAACGCCCGCGACTACGCGCGCTACACGCGCGTCCGCGTCGGCGTCGTCTATGGCGGCGTGCCGATCGGGCCGCAGGAGCGCATGCTGCGGCACGAAGGCGTGGACCTGCTGGTCGCGACACCGGGCCGGCTGCTCGATCTGCACGGCCGCCAGAGCGTGACGTTCGAGGACATCGAGATGCTGGTGCTCGACGAGGCCGATCGCATGGTGGACATGGGCTTCGCGCCGGACCTGCGGCGCATCCTCCGGCTGCTGCCCGAGAAGCGCCAGACGCTCATGTTCAGCGCCACCATGCCGCCCGACCTCAACAAGGTCGCGAGCGAGGCGCTGCGCAATCCCCAGCGCGTGGATCTCGCGCCGCCCTCGCGGCCGGCGGCGGGCATCACGCAGGCGATCTACCCGGTCCCTCGCCATCTCAAGCTCGACCTGCTCGACCAGATGCTGACCACCTCGGACGTGGGCAGCGCCATCGTCTTCACGCGCACCAAGCACGGCGCCGACCGGCTGGCGCGCCAGCTCAAGGCCCGCGGCCACAGCGTCGCCGCCCTGCACGGCGACCGGACCCAGAGCCAGCGCGAGCGGGCCCTGTCGGACCTCAAGCGCGGACGGATCGCGATCCTGGTCGCGACCGACATCGCCTCGCGCGGCATTGACGTGGACGACATCTCGCACGTCATCAACTTCGACGTCCCGCACGGTCCCGAGGACTACGTTCACCGCATCGGCCGCACCGGCCGGGTGCAGGCGGTGGGCGACGCCTTCACGCTGATGAGCCCGGAGGAAAAGGCCGACGTCGTGGCGATCGAGAAGTTCCTCGGCCGCTCGATCCCACGCGTGACGCTACCCGACTTCGACTACCGCAAGCCGATGTCGGCGGTCCCTCCGCAGGGCGGGCGCCGCTTCGAGGGCGGTGGTCGCGACGGACAGGACCGCTCCCGGCGCGGACCCGCCGACGACCGCGGCCCGCGCGGCGCCGCCACAGGTCCGCCGCTGCCCGGCATCAGCCGCGCCGGCACACCCGGACCCGCCGCCGTCGAGCACGGCCGCCGCCCGCAGCGCAACGCTCCCGACCGCCGCCGCCGCAAGATGTAG
- a CDS encoding rhodanese-like domain-containing protein, which yields MLRSNTVRRVRALVSLPLLLAIALLTGCRAGGPAAEAPAGPWGGARLVQPAELAAQLADSAAAKPLLLHVGVAALYRQGAIPNSRYVGPASEARGIDAMLAAVKDEPKDRDIVIYCGCCPAVHCPNMKAAFAAMREAGFTNVKALWIEQDFERDWASHGYPTEKPAS from the coding sequence ATGCTCCGATCGAACACCGTCCGGCGCGTACGCGCGCTGGTTTCGCTCCCGCTCCTGCTGGCGATCGCCCTGCTCACTGGCTGCCGCGCCGGTGGCCCCGCCGCGGAAGCTCCGGCGGGCCCGTGGGGTGGCGCGCGCCTCGTTCAGCCCGCCGAACTCGCCGCGCAGCTGGCGGATTCCGCGGCGGCGAAGCCCCTTCTGCTGCACGTCGGCGTCGCGGCGCTCTACCGCCAGGGCGCGATTCCGAACTCGCGCTACGTCGGACCCGCTTCGGAAGCGCGGGGCATTGACGCGATGCTCGCGGCGGTCAAGGACGAACCGAAGGACCGGGACATCGTCATCTACTGCGGCTGCTGCCCCGCGGTGCACTGCCCGAACATGAAGGCGGCTTTCGCGGCGATGCGCGAGGCCGGCTTCACGAACGTGAAGGCGCTGTGGATCGAGCAGGACTTCGAACGCGATTGGGCGAGCCACGGTTATCCCACGGAGAAGCCGGCTTCGTAG
- a CDS encoding phospholipase D family protein, translated as MLSPDDRAQLLDALRPPEGYSLTRAIATSYSLDLLSLLTAPLAFTFFDAEDSEGIPSRDPVALLHAIRSHAEHLHVFCQQGRIAVPARHQPLFQQLEGSIVEVRAPGSSGVFHPKLWVLRFASHDAPVRYRVLVSSRNLTFDRSWDVLLTLEGAAQPGRHIAGNTPLAEFVAALPRLAARPVSVDLRRTVAGVVRELRTVSFEKPPGCDRFIFHPIGHKPEARWPFPANADRALVISPFVNTGCLKRLGQMTDRFSLIGRSEELSALPPSVLKEAEGVWSLRPELDLLEDEVDDTTDGASAPPAGLHAKVFSLERGMEASLYVGSANATTAAFDRNVEFLVELRGARRDFGHDALLGDQRTGLRSLLQEFKADERDEVDEDQRRAEAALEDIRDQIAQLGLVARCEPDGDAFRVTLACASHGLLRPKVEAEVACRPITLPEETGARPFELERAEPAQFHLSAPALTSFFAFTIRVKVRRASAAQSFVFNLPLQGEPPDRAAELLRRLLKNREQVLALLLMMLSGENLVADGLSERLGLGGAAAEALGFGGDVTLFEALVRALDREPERLKGLERTIRELKTGAAGEDLLPEGFDEVWGPIWAAHQELHG; from the coding sequence GTGCTGAGCCCGGACGATCGCGCGCAGTTGCTCGACGCGCTCAGGCCTCCCGAGGGCTATTCCCTGACGCGCGCAATCGCCACGAGCTATTCGCTCGACCTGCTCTCGCTGCTCACCGCTCCGCTCGCGTTCACGTTCTTCGATGCAGAGGATTCGGAAGGAATCCCTTCGCGTGACCCCGTGGCGCTCCTGCATGCCATCCGGTCCCACGCCGAACATCTCCACGTGTTCTGCCAACAGGGACGGATCGCGGTGCCGGCGCGGCACCAGCCGCTCTTCCAGCAGCTGGAGGGTTCGATCGTCGAGGTGCGCGCTCCTGGCAGCAGCGGCGTATTCCATCCCAAGCTTTGGGTGCTCCGATTCGCCAGCCACGATGCGCCCGTGCGCTATCGCGTGCTGGTCTCGAGTCGGAATCTGACTTTCGACCGCTCCTGGGACGTGTTGCTGACGCTTGAGGGTGCTGCGCAGCCGGGGCGCCACATTGCCGGCAACACGCCGCTCGCGGAGTTTGTGGCTGCGCTACCGAGGCTCGCAGCCCGCCCGGTGTCCGTCGACCTGCGGCGTACGGTGGCGGGAGTGGTCCGGGAACTGCGGACGGTCAGCTTCGAGAAGCCCCCCGGTTGCGATCGGTTCATCTTCCACCCGATCGGGCACAAGCCTGAGGCTCGGTGGCCGTTTCCGGCAAACGCGGACCGCGCGCTCGTCATCTCGCCGTTCGTCAATACGGGCTGCTTGAAACGTCTCGGCCAGATGACGGACCGGTTTTCGCTGATCGGGCGGTCAGAAGAACTCTCCGCACTGCCCCCAAGCGTCCTCAAGGAGGCCGAGGGCGTCTGGTCGCTGCGCCCTGAGCTGGATCTGCTCGAGGACGAGGTCGACGACACCACCGACGGCGCGAGCGCCCCGCCCGCGGGCCTCCACGCCAAGGTCTTCAGTCTGGAGCGGGGTATGGAGGCCAGCCTCTATGTTGGTTCCGCCAACGCGACGACGGCCGCCTTCGATCGGAACGTCGAGTTCCTTGTTGAGTTGCGAGGGGCGAGGCGGGACTTCGGTCACGACGCCCTGCTGGGTGACCAGCGGACGGGACTTCGATCGCTTCTGCAAGAGTTCAAGGCCGACGAACGTGACGAAGTCGACGAAGATCAGCGTCGTGCGGAAGCAGCGCTCGAGGATATCCGTGACCAGATTGCGCAATTGGGCCTGGTCGCCCGCTGCGAGCCCGACGGCGACGCGTTCAGGGTGACGTTGGCTTGCGCGAGCCACGGCCTGCTTCGGCCCAAGGTGGAAGCAGAAGTCGCCTGTCGGCCCATCACGCTGCCCGAAGAGACCGGCGCGCGTCCGTTCGAGTTGGAGAGGGCAGAGCCCGCCCAATTCCATCTGTCCGCGCCGGCGCTGACGTCGTTCTTTGCGTTCACGATCAGGGTCAAGGTTCGAAGGGCGTCGGCCGCGCAGTCGTTCGTCTTTAACCTACCGCTGCAGGGAGAGCCGCCGGACCGTGCGGCCGAACTGCTCCGTCGGCTCCTCAAGAACCGCGAGCAGGTCCTGGCGTTGTTGCTCATGATGCTGTCGGGGGAGAACCTGGTCGCCGACGGACTCAGCGAACGCCTGGGACTCGGTGGCGCAGCGGCCGAGGCCCTTGGCTTCGGGGGGGACGTCACGCTCTTCGAAGCACTTGTGCGCGCCCTGGACCGCGAGCCCGAGCGTCTGAAAGGTCTGGAACGGACCATTCGGGAGCTGAAGACCGGGGCCGCGGGCGAAGACCTCTTGCCCGAGGGGTTCGACGAGGTCTGGGGCCCGATTTGGGCGGCGCATCAGGAGCTTCACGGATGA
- a CDS encoding DEAD/DEAH box helicase codes for MSRQRIPDTRQVLAQLKSFQRDTVDYVFRRFYTDPETTDRFLVADEVGLGKTLVARGVIARAIEHLRDKVRRIDIVYICSNADIARQNVGRLQLGRGAEFIRATRLTMMAVELNKLRRNRINYVSFTPATSFDHATSLGLWSGRVLLFLMLRKAWGIRSRGSRRLLAGNVDPRRFVHQLNEANRDPEFQIDEKLAAQFRKALIRHDRGEVTAGRRRLKERFGTLARAMGGRLRRWTEEERRERNNIVGTLRAVLAATGVRALQPDVIILDEFQRFKHLLDPQDDAGRLAHELFTYGGSQTRAKVLLLSATPYKMYTLARETADDDHYRDFLETIKFLVNDPAKHVGFEQLLADFRAGLLRLGQGQGGELPRLKRALEASLRRVIARTERLAVSADRDGMLAQLPSPAMELRSRDLHGYLAMQRVARELQQPDTIEYWKSAPYLLNFMDEYKLKKAFHERIRRPAPELAGALAGGSAGLLPLREIKRYSELDGANPRLRWLLRDAIDSGGWRLAWVPPSLPYTRLEGPFGDQGVHRFTKKLIFSAWRVAPRATASLLSYEVERRTMQALDPEIRNRPADRKRMRGLLRFARSEGRLTGMPVLALIYPSSALAELADPLEFAASRANGELGTLDEALSWAAERIAPRLRKLGSPARSKGDEDPKWYWAAPILMDLDEREQALRAWWGRQDLTVTWSGELVEDEDGDRTAWQDHLDEVRELIENPADLGAQPRDLAQVLAKVAFGAPGVAAFRALERTDRRADTGDHALRDASARVGWAFRSLFNQPEVMALVRSLNVEEPYWLRALEYSASGCIQAVLDEYVHVLRDALSTASDARKSGLSRLKDEMCSALELRTSLVKPDGIVVNGDRVYLTPQNLRCHYALRYGDEPQQDERRPVRASQVRAAFNSPFRPFVLVSTSVGQEGLDFHPYCHAVVHWNLPANPVDLEQREGRVHRYKSHAVRRNVALRHAGALSRTPSGDVWKRMFDEAEAQRAIGVGDLVPYWVYPVEGGAKIERHVPAMPLSREHSRIDDLLRSLAVYRMVFGQPRQEDLLAYLRAHVPEHELERCALELRIDLSPPGRK; via the coding sequence ATGAGCCGCCAGCGGATTCCCGACACGCGCCAGGTGCTTGCTCAGCTCAAGAGCTTCCAGCGAGACACCGTGGACTACGTGTTCCGCCGCTTCTACACCGACCCTGAGACCACAGACCGGTTCCTCGTGGCAGACGAGGTCGGGCTCGGCAAGACGCTTGTCGCCCGCGGCGTCATCGCGCGAGCTATCGAGCACCTACGGGACAAGGTCCGGCGAATCGACATCGTTTACATCTGCTCGAACGCCGACATCGCACGCCAGAATGTGGGCCGGCTCCAGCTCGGCCGCGGGGCGGAGTTCATCAGGGCCACGCGGCTCACGATGATGGCGGTTGAGCTGAACAAGCTGCGCCGCAACCGAATCAACTACGTGTCCTTCACGCCGGCCACGTCTTTCGATCATGCCACGAGCCTCGGCCTTTGGAGCGGGCGCGTGCTGCTCTTCCTCATGCTGCGCAAAGCATGGGGAATCCGGAGCCGCGGCTCTCGCCGCCTGCTCGCCGGCAACGTGGACCCGCGGCGCTTCGTCCATCAGCTTAATGAGGCGAATCGCGATCCAGAGTTCCAGATCGACGAGAAGCTCGCCGCGCAGTTCCGAAAGGCCCTCATACGGCACGACCGGGGCGAAGTCACAGCCGGGCGTCGGCGACTCAAGGAACGATTCGGGACCCTGGCAAGGGCGATGGGAGGGCGGCTGCGGCGTTGGACCGAGGAAGAGCGCAGGGAGCGCAACAACATCGTGGGTACGTTGCGTGCCGTCCTTGCCGCCACCGGTGTGCGCGCCCTGCAACCGGACGTCATCATCCTGGACGAGTTTCAGCGCTTCAAGCACTTGCTGGACCCGCAGGACGATGCGGGCCGACTTGCCCACGAGCTCTTCACGTACGGCGGCAGTCAGACGCGCGCCAAGGTACTTCTGCTCTCGGCGACGCCGTACAAGATGTACACACTGGCGCGTGAGACGGCCGACGACGATCACTACCGCGACTTCCTCGAGACCATCAAATTCCTCGTTAACGACCCGGCGAAGCATGTGGGGTTCGAGCAGCTGCTGGCGGACTTCCGCGCAGGCCTCCTGCGGCTGGGCCAGGGCCAGGGCGGGGAGCTGCCACGACTCAAGCGCGCGTTGGAAGCCTCGCTTCGCAGGGTCATAGCACGTACCGAACGGCTGGCAGTGTCGGCGGATCGCGACGGGATGCTCGCCCAGCTCCCCTCGCCGGCGATGGAGCTGCGCTCGCGAGACCTGCACGGGTACCTCGCGATGCAGCGGGTCGCGCGCGAGCTCCAGCAACCCGACACGATCGAGTACTGGAAGTCGGCGCCGTACCTGCTGAACTTCATGGACGAGTACAAGCTGAAGAAGGCATTCCACGAGCGCATTCGACGACCGGCGCCGGAGCTCGCCGGCGCGCTCGCGGGAGGCTCCGCCGGCCTGCTGCCACTGAGGGAGATCAAACGCTACTCCGAGCTCGACGGCGCAAACCCGAGGCTGCGCTGGCTGCTTCGCGATGCGATCGACTCTGGCGGTTGGAGGCTCGCCTGGGTGCCTCCGTCGCTTCCGTACACGCGACTCGAGGGACCCTTCGGCGACCAAGGTGTCCATCGATTCACGAAGAAGTTGATCTTCTCGGCATGGCGAGTCGCTCCGCGGGCCACGGCGTCATTGCTGTCGTACGAGGTCGAACGGCGCACGATGCAGGCGTTGGACCCGGAGATCCGCAATCGACCCGCCGACCGCAAGCGCATGCGGGGCCTGCTGCGTTTCGCGCGAAGCGAAGGACGTCTGACGGGGATGCCTGTACTGGCGCTGATCTACCCGTCGAGCGCGCTGGCGGAACTGGCCGATCCTCTGGAGTTCGCTGCCTCGCGAGCGAACGGCGAGCTCGGCACCCTCGACGAAGCCCTCTCCTGGGCTGCGGAGCGCATTGCGCCGAGGTTGCGCAAGCTGGGTAGCCCGGCGCGCAGCAAGGGCGACGAGGATCCGAAGTGGTACTGGGCGGCGCCGATCCTGATGGATCTCGACGAACGCGAGCAAGCTCTCCGCGCGTGGTGGGGTAGGCAGGACCTCACGGTGACTTGGAGCGGTGAACTAGTCGAGGACGAGGACGGCGATCGCACCGCCTGGCAGGACCACTTGGACGAAGTTCGAGAACTAATCGAGAACCCTGCCGACTTGGGGGCGCAGCCACGCGACCTGGCCCAGGTGCTCGCGAAGGTGGCGTTTGGGGCGCCGGGCGTAGCCGCATTCAGGGCGCTGGAACGGACCGACCGACGCGCAGACACCGGCGACCACGCGCTCCGTGACGCTTCCGCGCGCGTCGGGTGGGCCTTCAGATCCCTGTTCAACCAGCCCGAAGTGATGGCCCTGGTCCGCAGCCTGAACGTGGAGGAGCCCTACTGGCTGCGCGCCCTTGAGTACTCCGCAAGCGGTTGCATCCAGGCGGTTCTGGATGAGTACGTGCATGTCCTGCGCGACGCCCTGAGCACCGCGAGCGACGCGCGGAAGAGTGGCCTCAGCCGGCTGAAAGACGAGATGTGCTCCGCGCTCGAGCTGCGGACGTCGTTGGTGAAGCCTGACGGCATCGTTGTGAATGGGGATCGCGTCTACCTGACCCCCCAGAACCTCCGCTGCCACTACGCGCTTCGCTACGGGGATGAGCCGCAGCAGGACGAGCGGCGTCCGGTGCGCGCCAGCCAGGTCAGGGCGGCATTCAACTCCCCGTTCCGCCCGTTCGTGCTGGTCAGCACCTCGGTTGGGCAGGAGGGCCTCGACTTCCACCCGTATTGCCACGCCGTCGTGCACTGGAACCTGCCCGCGAACCCGGTCGACCTCGAGCAGCGCGAGGGCCGGGTGCATCGCTACAAGAGTCATGCCGTGCGCCGCAACGTCGCACTGCGCCACGCCGGCGCGCTCTCCCGCACACCGAGCGGCGATGTTTGGAAGCGGATGTTCGATGAGGCGGAAGCCCAGCGGGCGATCGGGGTGGGGGACCTCGTTCCCTACTGGGTGTACCCGGTCGAGGGTGGCGCGAAGATCGAGCGGCACGTCCCTGCGATGCCCCTGAGCCGCGAGCACTCCCGGATTGACGACCTGCTTCGTTCCTTGGCGGTTTACCGGATGGTGTTCGGGCAGCCTCGGCAGGAAGATCTTCTGGCGTACCTGCGGGCGCACGTTCCGGAGCACGAGCTCGAGCGCTGCGCGCTGGAGTTGCGCATCGATCTGTCGCCGCCGGGGCGCAAGTAG